In Deltaproteobacteria bacterium, the genomic stretch TTGCTCGGGCAGCTCGAGAGCATCCTGCGCTCGAACGCCCGTCGCGTCGCGGCCGCCGGCGCGGTCGTGAGCGGGCTGCTGCTGCTGGGCGGCGTGGGGATGTTCATGCAGCGCGAGCAGACCCACGACGCCCGCGCGGAGGCGTTGAGCAGCGAGGTCGTGGATCAGCGCTCCCGCGCCGACGAGGCCGAGCTGGCGCTGCGCGCCCGCGAAGAAGCGGTCATCGTCGCCGAGTCGCGGCTGTTGTTGCCCACCGATCCGACACGTGCGTTGGCCTCGCTGCGCCGACTGCCCGAGGCCGCGGCCGCGTGGTCGGCCCCCAGCGCTCGCATGCTCGCCGCAGAGGCGATCGAGGCCGGTGTCGCCGAGCGGATCGCCGAGCTGCCCCCGACCACGAGCGCGCGCGTGCTGTCACCCGGCGGCCGCTGGGCCTGGCACACGCAGGACGAAGGCGGCGCGTACGTGCTCATCGAGCTCGCGAGCGGCCGCCGCGTCGTGCTCGACGCGGGACCCCCCGACGTGTTCCCCGAGCTGACCTTCTCGCGTGACGAGACCCAAGTCGTGACCGCGCAAGCGGGCGCAATCCGGCTGTGGGACCTCGCGCGCGGCGACGCCCGCGAGCTCGGCAAGCTGGCCGGATTCGCGGGCGCGCGCCGCTTCGCCGACGATGGCTCGCGCGTGACGGTCATCGAACACGGTGATACGACCGTCGCGATCGTGACGCCGCTGGCGGATGACGTCGCGCCGCTACGTCGCACGCTATCCGAGGTCGAGTGGGCACCGGTGATCAACCGCGACGGCACCGAGGTGGTCGGGGGCAACGGCATCGATCGACTGTGGGTGCACGATCTCGTTGGCGATCGCCGACGAACCCTCGCAGGTGCGGTGCGCTCGGGGCCGCAGCTGTCGCCGGACGGCCGCTGGATCGCAGCGCTCGCGGCGGACGGTCTGGCCGTGTGGCACGACGGCGCCACGACGCCGACGCTGCTCCCGATTCCCGCGGGACTGCGGGGCGACACGATCGCGTTCGATCCCGCTGGCACCACCGTCGCGCTCGCGAGCGCTGCGGGTCCGATCGTCGCGTGGGATCTCGCGAGCCGACGCTCGCGGACCATGAACACCGGCGCACGCGCGCAGCGACTGTGGGTCATGGGCAACGGCCGCGTGGTTGGCCTGCGCGAAGACGGCAGCAGCACGCTGTTCGATCGCACCGGCCACGATCAGCGAACGCTTCGCAGTGAGCCCGGCATCACCGACCTCGCGATCGTCCCCGATCTCGACGGCGCCCCGGCGATCGTGACGGTCGGTGAGGGCACCGAGGCGCGCTGGTGGCGATGGCCCGACGGCGCCGTGCTCGAGCGCGGCGCCGGCCCTGCCGGTGACGTGGCAATCGACGCGGACACGACGACACTGCTGTCGAGCGGTGACGACGGTGCGGTGCGTCGCACCGACACCCATGGCAGCGTCGTGATCGTGCAGGGGAGCGCCGGCGTCGCGCCTTCGCTGGCACTGTCGCGCGACGCAGCGCGGCTGGCCGTCGGCAGCGGTGACGCAATCACCATCCGCAGCCCCGACGGTGTCGAGATCGCACGGCTGGGCGACCTGCACGGTACCGACGAGCTCCGCTTCCTCGCCGACGACGAGACCGTGGCATGGCGCGGCGTCGACGGTGTGCAGCGGTGGCGGCCGGGTGGCGACGCGGTGATGTTGCGCGCGGGCTCGTGGCATGCGAGTGCGGTCAGCCCCGACGGGCGCAGCGTGGTCACACTCGGGAGCGAGCTGGCGCGCTTCGACGAGGGCGCCCAGGCACCGAGTTGGCGCGTCGACGTCGAGCCTGCCTGGCGTCACGTCATCGTCGACCGCAGCGGCGAGCGCGTGCTGGCAGCCGGGGTCTCACCGACGATGACGATCTTCGACGCCGTCACCGGCGAGTCGCGGATCATCACCACGGCAGTCGTGGGCCTCGAGGACGTCGCGTTCGGTGCCGACACCGACACGTTGTTCGCGGTCGGCCAGCAGGCCTATGTCATCGACGCCCGCGATGGCACCACGCTCGCGTACGCGATTCCCACCGGCACGACCACGCTGGGCGATCGCAGCGTGGCCGTCGGCGCCGATGGTCGTCACTTCGCCTACGCCGGCGCCGACGGGCTGCTGTGGCGGCGCCACTTCGACGCACCGGTGCCGGCCGCGGCGTTACAGGCGTGGGTCGCTGGCGCCGTCGCGTGCACCGATGTCCCTGAGGGCGCGCGATGAGCAGCGACGAAGAGCTCTACGCGGCCTGGACCGCCGGTGATCGGGCCGCCGGCGGCCGACTCGTCGATCGACACCTGCGCTCGATCGCTCGCTTCTTCGCCAACAAGATCTGGGACGGCGACGACGCCGAGGAGCTGGTCGGCACCACCTTCGAGCTGTGTGCCCGCACCCTGGGCAGCTTCCGCGGCGAGAGCAGCTTTCGAACCTTCCTGTTCGGCCTCGCCCACAACGTGTTGCGCAACCACATCCGCAGGCGCCGGCCCGAGATCGGCGAGATCGATCTCGAGAGCAGTGCGGTGCGTGACCTCGGGCCATCCCCGCGCACCGCCGCGGCGCGCCGACGCGAGCAGGCCTTGCTACTGCAGGCGCTGCGCGCGATCCCCCTCGAGCATCAGATCGTGCTCGAGCTGGTCTACTTCGAGGGCCTCTCGCGCACCGAGATCGCCGCCGCGCTCGAGCTGCCGGCGGGCACGGTCGCCAGTCGGCTGCGCCGCGCCGATGAGCTCTTGCGGCAGCAGCTGCGACGCCAGGCCCACGACGCCGCCCACTTCCACGCGACCCACGACGGGCTGGCGCAGTGGGCCGAGCAGCTCCGCGAGCAGCTCGGCCGCGCCGACGGCTGAGCAGGGTTTGCCGGCCGGGCTGCGAGCGGCGCCCGCATGCGCGACGTCGCGCGACGCCGCGGCGGTGGACTCCGCGTCGGGCCGACCAACCTGCGCAACCGCACGCGGCATCGCGGGAACCTTTGGCGCGCAGCGAACCACGCCGGCGCGGGGGAACTCGCGGATGGATGTCGGATCAACCGTGCGACGCGCGGTGCTCATGGGGCTCGTCGCACTGCCATGCGCATGCAACGACGTGCGCAGCGATCGGGGCGCGGAGGGTGGCGCGGTCGCGACGATCGCGAGCGCGGCCGACGACTCCGGCGTCGCCCAGGGCACGCTGGGTGGCGACGGCGACGGCGACGCAGGCCCGGACAGCGGCGCCGATGACGGTCCGCTGGACGGCACGGGCGCGAGCGTGTTCGACGTCGGCGGCCCCTCGGGCGGCGGTGAGACCGGCCCCGTCATCAACGACGACGAGTGCCAGAAGATCGACTTCCTGTTCGTGATCGACAACTCGGGTTCGATGTTCAACGAGCAGCAAGCGCTGGTGTCGAGCTTCCCCGGGTTCATCGCTGCGATCCAGCAGAAGGTCAACGCACAGAACTACCAGATCATGGTGGTCGACACGGATGCGGCCCACGCAAACCTCTGCACCGACGTGTGCATGACGCTGCCCAACTGCTTCGGCACGCCGTGCAACAGCATCCCGACACCCACCGTCTGCGACGAGACCCTGGGCGCCGGCGTGACCAAGAGCAGCGCCGGCCTCGAGTGCGGCGTGACGGCACCGGATCGCTTCATGGTGGACGCGCAGCCGGATGTCGGCGGGACGTTCGCGTGCATGGGCAAGGTCGGCATCACCGGGCAAGACGTGGAGCGCCCGATGGACGCGATGGTCGAGGCCGTGACCAGCCAGGCCGAGCCCGGCGCCTGCAACCAAGGCTTCCTGCGCGACGACGCAATCTTGGTGGTCACGTTCATCACCGACGAAGAGGACGACGGCGACTCGCTGGGCGACCCCGCCAGCTGGAAGCAGGCCCTGGTCGCGGCCAAGGCCGGCAACGAGGCGGCCGTGGTGGTGCTCGGCCTGGTCGGCGATCCCGACGTGATGGGTGGCACGTGCGGGCCGCTCGGGCTCGCCGAGCCTTCACCGCGCCTGCGCACCTTCGCGGAGTCGCTGCAGTTCGGCAGCTGGGGCTCGATCTGCGCGGTCGACTACGCGCCGTTCTTCGCCGACGCGGTCGAGGTCATCGACTCGGCGTGCGAGCAGTTCGATCCCGAAGGCTGACGCCGCGCTGCCACGCCGCGGCCCCTGGTGCAGGGCCCTCGCACGTCAGCGACGAGCGTGCGCACGACGACGCGTACCCGTGGTCACACCGGCTGCGCGTGCAGCAGCTTCATCAGCACCGTGTGATCGGTGTGATCGCGAACACCCGGGAGATGCAGCAGGCGCCCGAGCTTGCCGAGCCCATGGTTGTTGAGCAGCTCGAGCGAGTGCATCACGATGCCGCCGGGGTGCTGCGGGTTGCCGACGTCGATGTCGACCTCGATGGTCTCGCCCTCGGCCCAGCCGATCTGGACCGACATCACGGCGGTGGTCTGTCGCACCGCGTCGGTGATGCCGTGGTGCCGCGCGAAGCTGTCCCACTTGAAGGCATGCGTGCCCCGATCGGTGTTGTCGCGCACCGCCGCCACGAACTCGGCGCTGTAGTCGAAGAAGAGCCGGTCGTCGCGGATGCCCCCCACGCCGTCCCGCAGGCGCAGCATCGCGACGCCCAGCTGCGCCCGCAGGACCAGCGCGAACGTGATGTCGAAGAACGCCGCGCGGCGATGCTTGGAGAGGCCATCGAACGCGGCGCCCGAGATGCCCGAGTTGGAGAGGATCTGTCGCTGCCGCGGCCCGAGGCCGTCGAAGTTCGCGTGCGCCATCGTGATCGAGCTCCCGAGGGTATGTGCCGCGCAGCGGCTGCGGTTCCCGGCGAGGTGCAGAATTTCCGCCGCCGGCGCGCCTGCACCAGCTCGAACCCCCGCCTGGGGTGGCGCGAGCTGGCGCGGCCGGCGTGCGGCGCCCGATGGGGCGCCTAGCGGCGACGAGTCGCGCGCCGCTCGATCTCCGCCACGACGTCGGCACGGCGGCGCGACCAGGTCGCCGCATCGACGTGCATCACATCCCATCCCCGCAGCCGCAGCACCGCAGGTCGGTGGAGATGGCGTTCGAAGGCGTCGGCTGCATCGGCGCCCTCGTCGGTGAGCACCGCGAGTACGAAGTCCGGCGTGTCGGCGGCGCCGATCGCCAGCGGTATGCGGAACTCCGACGCGCCCAGGCCCAGCTCGCAGCGCAGGCCGGTGCGCTCGAGCGCCAGCGCGATCTGGACCGCGAGCGGCACGTGCCCCTCGAACGAGGCACGCTCGCGCTCGCCCGCGGCGTTGCGTCGGCGCCCGCGCACGTCGTCGAGCACCTGCTGCGCCTGCAGACGCTGCCCCTTGCCGAGCAGGAATGCGAACTCGAGGTAGGCCTTGAACAGTCGCGGGCCATCGTGGGTGGCGTCACCGACGTGCAGCAACTCGGGGTCGAACGAGGCGACCACGTAGCACTCGGCCTTGGCGCGGGAGATCGCGACGTTGAGGCGCCGCTCGCCGCCGCGTTGCCCGAGCGGACCGAAGCGCGCCGGCACGTAGCGCTCGCTCGCGCCGCCCTTGCGGGTGCGCTCGACCGGCGCGTGGCCGAGCGAGAACAGGATGACGTCGCGCTCGTCGCCCTGCACCGACTCGAGGTTCTTCACGAACGGTCGTCGATCGATGGCATCGACGGTGGTGGCAGCCCGCCACGCCGCGGCGAATCCGTCGTCGGCGGCGACGCGGGCCTCGACCGCGTCGAGCACGGTCTGACGCTGGCGGAGGTTGAACGTGACGACCCCGATGGTCGGCGGCTCGCTGCGCGACAGCAGCTCGGCGATGAGCGCCACGACGCGTTCGGCCTCGGGGCGATTGAGCCCGGCGTCGTACTGCCCGCCCTCCACCGCGATCCACCGCAGGGCCGGCGGCGCGGTGGGCCCCTGCGTCGAGGGGATGGTGAGCAGCTCGCCGTCGTACATCGCGTGGTTGGAGAACGCGATCAACGACTCGTCGCGGCAGCGGTAGTGCCACTGCAGGCCCGCGTGGGGACAGCGCGCGCGCGCCAGCGCCAGCAACGACTCGGCCGCGAACACGTCGCGCACCGCGAGTTCCTCGGCCGAGCGATCTTCGTCGTCGGTGCTGCTGGTGCCGAGTTCGAAGTACGACGACGGCGGCATCTGCTTCTCGTCGCCAGCGATGACCACCCGCTGCGCCCGCAGCATCACCGGCAGACCCGACTCGACGGTGCACTGCGAGGCCTCGTCGAAGATCACGAGGTCGAACAGCGGCTCGCGCGGGAACAGCACCGTCATGGTCTCGGGCGACAGCAACCAGCACGGCATCACATCGAGCAGGCCGACGTCGGCGAACTCGCGGACGAAGCGGCGCAGTGGCATCAAGCGGCTCTTCTTGCCGACCTCCTTGAGCAGCGACTCCTTGGCGCGCTGCGGGTCGCTCCGGCGCGCGCGATAGCCCGCGTTCGGCGTCTGCAGCAGCTCGGCCTGGTCGGCCCGAGCGACGATGGCAGCAACCTCGAGCGCTGCGATCTCCGGCTCGAGCCGCGTCATCGTCTCGATCGCACGGTCCGCGCGCTGGGCGGTCGCGATCGTGCCGAGATCGTCGATGCGTGGCTGCAGGTTGCGGGCGCGCTCCAGCTGCGCCGCCGCCCATGCCCGCGCGATCGACTCGCGCCAGTCGGTGAAGGGGCGACCCGCGAGCGCCGCGGCCACGCGATCGAGCAACGCCGGCGCGGCCGTCATCGTCTCGCACGCCAGCGCGGTCCAGCCGTCGAGCTCGCGCAGCCGCGTCGCGTCGCGGGCGAGCCGGTCCGCGAGCTCGCGTAGTGCCGTGGCGTCGTCGCGCAGGACCCACGGGAACACCCCTGCGATGGCCGCCAGCGCCTGCAGCAGCCGCTGTTGCGCCTCGGACTGCGCGAGACGGTGCGCCGCCCACTCGTCGGTGGCGGCGCGCTCGAGCGAGATGCCGATCGCCGCCAGCGTCGTGGCCGCGGCACGCACCGGGGCCGCGAGTCCGGCCAGCAGCTGCAAGCGCTCGATCGCCGCGCCCGCGCTGGCGGCATCACCTTGCGCCCGCGCCGACAGTCCGAGCCGCTCGAACAGCGCCCGCGCTTGCGCCCACGCGCGCGCGGCGTGCAGCCGCGATTGCAGCCGCGCGAGAAACTCGGCATCGAAGCCGGCCGCCGCCTGCTCGGGCCACAGTCGCACCAGCGACGCGCGCACCTCGGCCCGCGTGCGCCACCACAGCGGCGAGACGATCCGCGTCCAGCGACCGGCGAACGACTGCAGCACCGTCACCGCGCGCTCGGCGGGATCGTCGACCACGAGCCCGCCGGGGCTCCACTGCGCCAGCGCCTGCGACTCGCCGCGCCAGCGCTCCACGAGCGACGCGACACCGTCGTCGCCGTGCAGGCACAGCGCGGTGAGCAACGCGATGTCGTCGGGGCCCTGGCAGGCCGCACGCGCGGCGTGCAGCGCGAGCAGACCCTCGCGTGCGCGCGCCAACGCGTCGCGATCGACCGGCGCCGGCGCCAGCGCAGCGTCGAAGGCGTCCGCGTGGGCGATGGCGTCGCGAAGCTGCACGCGCATCGCCGTGAGCGCCGCGTCGTCGTACCCGCGCAGCGAGCCGCGCGCGAGCCCCCGCTGGCGCCACCACGCGCTCGGGGCCCACAGGTCCTGGTGCGGATGCAGCCGCTCGACCAGCTCGAGCAGTCGCAGCAGGCGTTCGCGATCGATACCCGCGAGCGCGGGATCGACGACGTGGGGCTCGCCGCTGGCGACCATCGTGATGAGCTGGCCGACGCACAGGCCGGCGTCGTCGATCCGCTGCGCGAGCAGGTTGCGATCGGCCTCGAGCGCGGCCTTGGCCTGCTCGTACTCCATGCGCAGCAGCTCGAGGCGGCCCGGCGGCGAGGCCGAAGGTCGCTTGGCCTCGAGGCGCACCCGCACCCGCTCGAACAACGGCTTGCGGTCCTCGTGCACGTCGTGCACCACCGCGAGGTACTGTCCGAGGCCCCGAACCTCGAGTCGCTGCCCGACCACGTCGAGCGCCGCACGCTTCTCGGCGACCACCGCCACCCGCTCGCCGCGACGCAGCGCGTCGGCCACCAGATTGACGATGAGCTGGCTCTTGCCGGTCCCCGGCGGGCCATCGACGACCGTCACGCGGTGGCTGCGACACTGCGCCAGCACGGCGCGCTGGCTGGGATCGGCCGCGACCACCGGCCAGCCCGGCGCACCCGGGTCGGTCACCGCGGGCTCACCGACCACGCCGGTCGTGGCGGGCAGCAACGCGGCCGCCGAGGCCAGCACGGTGGCGGGCTCCTTCGCGAGGTCGGCGAGCTCGCGCAGCAGCGCGTCGTAGTCTTGCAGGAGATCGGAGCTCGACTGGGGGAACAACCCCAACAGCGCGCACTCCTCGATCGACAGCCGCGGCGGGGCCTGATCGAGGTCGCGGTCGCGATCGCCAAACGGCACCAATGCGGTCGACTCCACCGCCACCGGCACGCCGATCTCGCGCAGCTTCGCGAGCATGGCTTCGACCCCGCGCGCGGGATCGGCCACAATGTCGTCGAGCTCGCGTCCGAGTTCGTCGGGGAAGGCGAGCGTGGCCTTGTTGAAGAGCAGGCGCAACAGCGACTGGTTTGCGATCGGCTCCTCGTCGCTGCGCCGGCGCAGCGAGAAGCCCCGCGCACCGCGACCGTCACGCTCGAGCTCGACCGGGAACAGCACCAGCGGTGCTCGCACGCCGTAGCCGACCTCGGTCACGCCGCGCGGCGCGATGTTGCCGACCAACACGGGATAGCCCACGTACAGCTCGTTGGCGCCGGTCTCCTCGATGCGATCACGGACCTCGCGGTGCAGCTCTCGCAGCTGCGCGGAGCAGGCCTCCGCGGCGTCGTGTCGGCCGGCGTCGTCGGCGGTCACCAACACCGCCTCACGGCCGCCGCGCACCAAGGTCAGCGTGCGCTCGGCGGTGCCGGGGCGGATCGCATCGAGCGCGACGAGATCGAAGCAGCGCCCGCGCACGAGCCGACGCAGCCGCACCGAGGGACTGCGTCCGTCGCCGGAGATCAGCTCGTCGCGCAGCCGCGTGATGGCGTCCGTCAGCGCCCGCCTCGAGGCGTCGATCGGCGCCGCCGCGGCCGATGGCGGCTGACGGGTCGCCACCAGCCGCACCGGCTGGTCGAGCGGCGCACCGTGCAGTGGCGGGCTGACCTCGATGCCGCGATCACGGAACAGCTGCGCGAGGGGTGCGAGGGCCTCGGGCGTGGTCGCCTGCACGCCGGCGAGCCGCAGCAGACGACGCGGTGCGATCGACGACTCACCGCGACGCTCGACGCTGTCGCACAGCGCGGCGAGGGCGTCGGCAACCTCGTGCTTGCGCACCGGCAGCGGGATCGCGACCTGCTCGAGCAGCTCGAGCTCGAGCGGCGACTGCATCGCGGCGATCGCAGGGCGGATCCAGCGGCGGAACTCGCCGCCGTGCCCGAGCGCCTCACCGATCGCGAGGATCGTCTGCACCTCGCGCGCGTCGACCACGTCGTCGGCACCCATCACGTGGGTGAGCAGCAAGAACAGGCTGCGCACGAGATCCGGCCCGCCGGCACGGACCATGCCGCCGGTCTCGTAGAAGCGGGCGAGCGCGACCTCGGGATCGAGCAACTCCGACCAGCCGGGGATGGTGCGACCGAAGGCGTCCTCGATCGCGTCGAGCTCCTCGGGCGAGATCACGCCATCGGCAGCGGCGACCAGCACCGCGCACGCGAGCGCGCACTCGCCCAGGAACGCCGGCGGCTCGTCGCGCGCGTCGAAGTCGACGTCGACGCGGCTCGAACCCAGCGCGCGCGCGATCACGGCATCGACCTCGGCGAGGCTGCGCGTGCTCGCGCCGCGCCCCGTCAGGCGCTGGTACACATCGCTCTCCGAGAACAGCCACAGCGCCCAGGCGCGCAGGCTGTGCTCGGGGTGCGTGGTCGCGAGCGCGGCTTCACCGGCCGCTAGCGTGCGATCCATGAGATCTCGCGCCTGCTCGAGGTAGGCCGCGGTGTCCCACGTCAACGCGTCGCCGGGCAGGCCCGTGGTCGCGATCATCTCGAGCCGCAGCGCTGCGTCGAGATCCTGGCACGCGAGCAGGCCGAAGCGATCGGCCGTGATCTCGCGCGCGACCGCGAGTCGACGCGCGGCCTCGGCCTGGGCGCTCGGCAACACCCCCGCCTCGGCCAGCTGCAGCCCCGCCAGCGCGGTGGCCCCGAGCTCCGTCCAAGGCCCGTGCGCCAGCCAATGACCCAGCTCGTGCCCGAACAACGCCACGGCGGCACCGTCGTCGAGCAGCGTCAACATGCGCCCCTGGATCTCGAGCAGGATCGGCGACTGCACGAAGTGCAGCGCCGCGTTCTCGCGGCCGCTCGACTGGTAGAGCTCGAGCGCGCCATCGATCGCCAGGGCCGCTCGCGCCGCCTCGGCCTGGGCATGGGCGGCGGGTGCCATCGTCGGCGACAGCGCGAGCGCGTCGGCGTGCAGGCGGCGACGAATCGCCTCGGCATCACGCGGCACCAGCGAGGCCCGCTGCACCGCGAAGCCGGGGAAGCCGTCGAGCGCGGCGGCCAGCTGCCGCTCCAGCGAGAACCGCACCGCCTCGACGTCGAGACCGACCAAGCTCGTGCGCGTCGTGGCCGTCACAGGATCACTCGTACGCCGCCGAGGGTCTCGATCTGATGCGGGAAGCGGTCGCCCGGCGTGCTGATGAACATGTAGTTCTTCGGCACCGACAAGGTCTGCGACAGCACCTCGATCATCTCGGGCGTGAAGGTGCCCTCCACCGCCACGAAGTCGATGCGGATCTGCGGATACAGGTGATCGATGCGCGCGAGGTCCTCGCCGAGGTTGGGCGGTGGCTCACCGCCGGGCGCGAAGACGTGCACCACGATCATGCGCGTGGTCTGCTCGTTCTCCAGCACGTACTGCACCGCACGGTTGAGCTGCGCGGGGCTGTCGCCCTTGGTGAAGTAGATGATCGATCGACTGTTGATGTGATCGATCGCGCCACGCACGCTGGTGCCGACCCACTCGTTCAGCCGCCGTAGGCCGTCGATCAACGAGCGCGTGGCCGACAGCGCCGCACGCATCAGCACGACCCGCAGGAACATCACGGCCACGATGCCCGCGGCCGAGAAGAAGTAGATCGCGAACACCCGGATGTTCTCGGGCGACAGCAACAGGTTGCCGAGCAAGCCCACCAGCACGGCGATGAGCGCGACGCTCACCGCCAGCCAACTCGCCCGGATGTCACGCGGCAGGCGTGCGCGCTTGCTCTTGAGCAACATGTTGCCGATGGCGAACAGCGCCATCACGCACAGGAACGAGATCGTGTAGACACCGGCCAGCACCTCCACGTCGCCCGCAGTTGCCGCGAGGATCGAGCAACACACCGCGCAGAAGCCGATGATGATCCAGTGGTTGGTCTTGCGCAGCTCGTTCTCCCGCAGCAACACCTGCGGTAGGCAGCGATCGAGGCTCATCCGCCGCACCAGGCCGGTGACGCCGACGTACGAGGTGAGCACCGCGCCGGACAGCACCAGCACCGCGTCGACGCTGACCCACGTGCGCAGCACAGGACCCATGGCCACGTCGCCCATCTGCGCGAGCATGTCGGGTGGCACCGTGGTGATGACGACCAGCGGCAACAAGCCCAGACTCAACAGCGAGATCAGCGGGTTGAAGGTCGCGACCGCGAGCCACATGTTGCGCAGGGTCTTGGGAAAGACCCCGGGCTTCTGCTCCTCGATGAAGTTGGCCGAGCTCTCGAAGCCGGAGATCCCGAGCATCGCCGCGGCGAAGCCGTAGAACAGCGCGTGTGAGAGCCCTCCCGGCGGCGGCTCGCCCCAGTTCGCCGACAGCAGCGAGGGGTCGCGGATGATGGTGATGATGCCGGCGATGCACAGCACCGTCAGCGTCACGATGTGGAAGAAGAAGATCGCGACGGCGACGACCGCCGACTCGCTGATGCCGACGACGTTCAGGAACGCGAACAGCCCCAGCAACCCGATCGTGGCCCAGAACACGTCGAGTCCGGCCACGAGGTTGTGGGCGTAGTGCATCGCCTCGCCGGCGCTGATGACCGCAGTCGCGACGTACGACAGCAGCGTGAGCACGGCCGCACCCGCGGCGAGCTTCTTGTTGGTGGTGTTGAGCAACACGGTGTACGTGCCACCGTTGAGGGGCAGCGCGCTGCCGACCTCGGCGTAGACCGTGCGGAACAGGTACAACACCGCCGCGACCACCGCGAGCACGATCGGCGCGTAGCGCCCGGCCTGGGCCGCGCACAGTGCCGAGACGTAGAGGCAGCTCGAGGTGATGTCGTTGCCGCAGATCGCAGTCGACGCCCACGTGCCCAGGTAGTTCTTGTGGGGCTGGTCGAGGTGCTTGACCGCGACCTTGGAGGTGTCCAGCCCCGTCAGTCGCGTGGCGGTGCCCCAGCCCGCGAAATCCCACGACTCGGAGGTGGATGCAGCGGGATCGTCGGCCATGGGCAGGCCGGCACTGTATCGCATCGCGTTCGCACGCGCGATCGCGCCCGCCCACGTGCGAACACGCTACAGCGTCAGCGGCCCCGACGTGAACTCCGGCGCGCCGAAGCTCGCGTCGCCCAGCCCGAGCAACCCGATGAACGTGCTGTAGAGATCGCCGGTGGTGCGGCCGGGTTGCGGTGAGTGGCGACCGGTCTGCAGCGCGCCACCGACCCGGCCCGCGAGCACGATCGGCAGATCGTAAGGGCTGTGCGTGGCGCCGCTGCCCATCTCGGCGGTGGAGTAGAGCAACATGTTGTCGAGCAACGTGCCGTCTTGATCGGGCATCGCCGCCAGCTGATCGATGAGGTACGCCAGCTCGCCCATGTACCAGGTGTAGACCGCGCGCGGCACCGAGACGTCGCCCATGTTGGGGATGTCGTGCACCATCGCGTGCCAACCGGTGTAGGCCCCGGGCACGCCGACGCCGAGCCACGGGAACGTCGGGCCGTCGTAGTTGGTGTACTGCAGGGTGCCGACGCGGGTGAGGTCGCAGGCCAGCGCCATCACCATCAGATCGATGAGCACGCGCGACGAGACATCGTCGCGG encodes the following:
- a CDS encoding DUF4011 domain-containing protein; translation: MTATTRTSLVGLDVEAVRFSLERQLAAALDGFPGFAVQRASLVPRDAEAIRRRLHADALALSPTMAPAAHAQAEAARAALAIDGALELYQSSGRENAALHFVQSPILLEIQGRMLTLLDDGAAVALFGHELGHWLAHGPWTELGATALAGLQLAEAGVLPSAQAEAARRLAVAREITADRFGLLACQDLDAALRLEMIATTGLPGDALTWDTAAYLEQARDLMDRTLAAGEAALATTHPEHSLRAWALWLFSESDVYQRLTGRGASTRSLAEVDAVIARALGSSRVDVDFDARDEPPAFLGECALACAVLVAAADGVISPEELDAIEDAFGRTIPGWSELLDPEVALARFYETGGMVRAGGPDLVRSLFLLLTHVMGADDVVDAREVQTILAIGEALGHGGEFRRWIRPAIAAMQSPLELELLEQVAIPLPVRKHEVADALAALCDSVERRGESSIAPRRLLRLAGVQATTPEALAPLAQLFRDRGIEVSPPLHGAPLDQPVRLVATRQPPSAAAAPIDASRRALTDAITRLRDELISGDGRSPSVRLRRLVRGRCFDLVALDAIRPGTAERTLTLVRGGREAVLVTADDAGRHDAAEACSAQLRELHREVRDRIEETGANELYVGYPVLVGNIAPRGVTEVGYGVRAPLVLFPVELERDGRGARGFSLRRRSDEEPIANQSLLRLLFNKATLAFPDELGRELDDIVADPARGVEAMLAKLREIGVPVAVESTALVPFGDRDRDLDQAPPRLSIEECALLGLFPQSSSDLLQDYDALLRELADLAKEPATVLASAAALLPATTGVVGEPAVTDPGAPGWPVVAADPSQRAVLAQCRSHRVTVVDGPPGTGKSQLIVNLVADALRRGERVAVVAEKRAALDVVGQRLEVRGLGQYLAVVHDVHEDRKPLFERVRVRLEAKRPSASPPGRLELLRMEYEQAKAALEADRNLLAQRIDDAGLCVGQLITMVASGEPHVVDPALAGIDRERLLRLLELVERLHPHQDLWAPSAWWRQRGLARGSLRGYDDAALTAMRVQLRDAIAHADAFDAALAPAPVDRDALARAREGLLALHAARAACQGPDDIALLTALCLHGDDGVASLVERWRGESQALAQWSPGGLVVDDPAERAVTVLQSFAGRWTRIVSPLWWRTRAEVRASLVRLWPEQAAAGFDAEFLARLQSRLHAARAWAQARALFERLGLSARAQGDAASAGAAIERLQLLAGLAAPVRAAATTLAAIGISLERAATDEWAAHRLAQSEAQQRLLQALAAIAGVFPWVLRDDATALRELADRLARDATRLRELDGWTALACETMTAAPALLDRVAAALAGRPFTDWRESIARAWAAAQLERARNLQPRIDDLGTIATAQRADRAIETMTRLEPEIAALEVAAIVARADQAELLQTPNAGYRARRSDPQRAKESLLKEVGKKSRLMPLRRFVREFADVGLLDVMPCWLLSPETMTVLFPREPLFDLVIFDEASQCTVESGLPVMLRAQRVVIAGDEKQMPPSSYFELGTSSTDDEDRSAEELAVRDVFAAESLLALARARCPHAGLQWHYRCRDESLIAFSNHAMYDGELLTIPSTQGPTAPPALRWIAVEGGQYDAGLNRPEAERVVALIAELLSRSEPPTIGVVTFNLRQRQTVLDAVEARVAADDGFAAAWRAATTVDAIDRRPFVKNLESVQGDERDVILFSLGHAPVERTRKGGASERYVPARFGPLGQRGGERRLNVAISRAKAECYVVASFDPELLHVGDATHDGPRLFKAYLEFAFLLGKGQRLQAQQVLDDVRGRRRNAAGERERASFEGHVPLAVQIALALERTGLRCELGLGASEFRIPLAIGAADTPDFVLAVLTDEGADAADAFERHLHRPAVLRLRGWDVMHVDAATWSRRRADVVAEIERRATRRR
- a CDS encoding APC family permease — encoded protein: MADDPAASTSESWDFAGWGTATRLTGLDTSKVAVKHLDQPHKNYLGTWASTAICGNDITSSCLYVSALCAAQAGRYAPIVLAVVAAVLYLFRTVYAEVGSALPLNGGTYTVLLNTTNKKLAAGAAVLTLLSYVATAVISAGEAMHYAHNLVAGLDVFWATIGLLGLFAFLNVVGISESAVVAVAIFFFHIVTLTVLCIAGIITIIRDPSLLSANWGEPPPGGLSHALFYGFAAAMLGISGFESSANFIEEQKPGVFPKTLRNMWLAVATFNPLISLLSLGLLPLVVITTVPPDMLAQMGDVAMGPVLRTWVSVDAVLVLSGAVLTSYVGVTGLVRRMSLDRCLPQVLLRENELRKTNHWIIIGFCAVCCSILAATAGDVEVLAGVYTISFLCVMALFAIGNMLLKSKRARLPRDIRASWLAVSVALIAVLVGLLGNLLLSPENIRVFAIYFFSAAGIVAVMFLRVVLMRAALSATRSLIDGLRRLNEWVGTSVRGAIDHINSRSIIYFTKGDSPAQLNRAVQYVLENEQTTRMIVVHVFAPGGEPPPNLGEDLARIDHLYPQIRIDFVAVEGTFTPEMIEVLSQTLSVPKNYMFISTPGDRFPHQIETLGGVRVIL